A window of Juglans regia cultivar Chandler chromosome 7, Walnut 2.0, whole genome shotgun sequence contains these coding sequences:
- the LOC109010326 gene encoding nucleoprotein TPR isoform X4: MAAVIDENPEKTSTTPKPSPSPASIVPGTGSSQPPLPPPTKTSAATTTNGSSSAKDHILSVASKIASQPLQNSDPDVWAVLTAISTNARKRHQSINMLLTADEHCIGRLVEDTRFQIESIAVSAYHCKIYRRRLGADDSEYTVFLKDTSTNGTYLNWDKLRKNGAEVKLRHGNIISFAAPPEHELAFAFVYREVLVSMPLADGAAAKRKSEEFVSENKRLKGIGIGAPEGPISLDDFRSLQRSNTELRKRLENQVLTINTLRDENHACVRRHENEMKEIKESVARSYLDQLNGLHHTLEVKQRELESVGRISAEQKHAMEDLNRRLNASIQSCTEANAIVKSQKASITELEAQLFEERDQRREEREKAAADLKTAVQRAQSEAQEEFKRLSDASLRRERELQEVINKLKESERERCLLVDNLRSNLEDTRQNLVISDNKVRLLETRVCEEQLASANGRKRVEELEHEMKQMRQELEIEKCAREEAWAKVSALELEINAAVRDLDFERQRLKGARERIMLRETQLRAFYSTTEEISVLFAKQQEQLKAMQRTLEDEENYDNTSVDMDLNVPNGVINERGEKEATMFCSKVTAKAGPATSAQGFERNQVETSSNEGSTTEKHDCDFRTQEQCQNTQEEEFTSADHSVKAGFGSEIEGVGTAPVLEGDALGTERVLETESPGIDVDQSIDLRKCSTLAGETMQLDDEAHVQDTDDQTLCQGATCHSQSNNPCENLKSMEDTEVGGTIRTADLLASEVAGSWACSTAPSVHGENESPRSRGNNEEAAAAQHDSNVQVAESQSSPCSEAIAKRWKESTRSTGNAEGGAAALHDSNVQVAESQSTPSSEAVASRRNHERQALSEMIGIVAPDLKGQFGSSMGNDYDQGRGNQGSTSDSDTESCTDDDDDCEVDVKGISISDAETVDSDQAEEDHKPDDAMDEDDEATQQDSLG, encoded by the exons ATGGCTGCTGTAATCGATGAGAACCCAGAGAAGACCTCTACAACTCCGAAGCCCTCCCCAAGCCCTGCTTCCATAGTCCCAGGTACCGGCTCTTCTcaacctcctcttcctcctcctacGAAAACCTCCGCCGCCACCACCACTAACGGGTCGTCGAGCGCCAAGGACCACATTCTCTCTGTCGCATCCAAGATCGCTTCCCAGCCTCTCCAGAATTCTGATCCCGACGTATGGGCCGTCCTCACCGCTATCTCGACCAATGCTCGCAAACGCCATCAG AGCATAAATATGCTTCTGACTGCGGATGAACATTGCATCGGTCGGTTAGTCGAGGATACACGTTTCCAGATTGAATCAATCGCGGTTAGTGCATATCATTGCAAGATATATAGGAGGAGGCTCGGTGCTGATGATTCGGAATATACAGTCTTCTTAAAAGATACGAG TACGAATGGAACATATCTCAACTGGGACAAGTTGAGGAAGAATGGTGCCGAAGTCAAACTCCGTCAtggaaatattatttcatttgcCGCTCCTCCTGAGCATG AACTTGCATTTGCGTTTGTATATCGAGAAGTTCTTGTGTCCATGCCCTTGGCAGATGGTGCAgctgcaaaaagaaaatcag AGGAATTTGTTTCTGAAAACAAGAGACTAAAGGGTATTGGCATTGGTGCTCCTGAGGGTCCTATTTCTCTTGATGATTTTCGCAGCCTTCAACGGTCAAACACG GAACTGAGGAAGCGATTGGAAAATCAGGTCCTTACAATCAATACATTACGCGATGAAAATCATGCATGTGTTCGGCGTCATGAAAAT gaaatgaaagaaatcaaAGAATCAGTTGCAAGATCATACCTTGATCAACTAAATGGATTGCACCATACGTTGGAGGTCAAACAGAGAGAACTGGAGTCAGTCGGTAGGATATCTGCTGAGCAGAAACATGCTATGGAAGACCTTAACAGAAGGCTCAATGCTTCTATACAGTCATGCACAGAAGCAAATGCAATAGTGAAGAG TCAGAAGGCATCTATAACTGAACTGGAGGCACAATTATTTGAAGAGCGAGACCAGAGAAGAGAAGAACGAGAAAAGGCAGCTGCAGATTTAAAAACAGCAGTGCAGAGAGCACAGTCAGAGGCACAGGAAGAATTCAAACGATTGTCTGATGCATCCTTAAGACGAGAAAGAGAGCTGCAAGAAGTGATTAATAAGCTCAAG GAATCGGAGAGAGAAAGGTGTTTGCTAGTGGATAACTTGAGGTCCAACCTG GAAGACACCAGGCAAAACTTAGTTATCTCTGACAATAAAGTCCGCCTGCTGGAAACTCGAGTTTGTGAAGAGCAGCTGGCCTCGGCAAATGGaagaaaa AGAGTCGAAGAACTTGAGCATGAAATGAAACAAATGCGGCAAGAGCTTGAGATTGAAAAG TGTGCACGAGAAGAAGCATGGGCTAAAGTTTCTGCACTTGAGCTTGAGATAAATGCTGCAGTGCGGGATCTTGATTTTGAGAGACAAAGGTTAAAAGGCGCCAGAGAAAGAATTATGCTCCG GGAAACACAACTACGAGCATTTTATTCCACAACAGAGGAGATTTCAGTACTGTTTGCTAAGCAGCAGGAACAACTGAAGGCAATGCAAAGGACTTTGGAAGATGAGGAGAATTATGATAACACGTCAGTTGATATGGACCTCAATGTACCGAATGGAGTCATAAATGAAAGAGGGGAAAAAGAAGCAACTATGTTCTGTAGTAAAGTAACTGCTAAGGCAGGCCCAGCCACTTCAGCGCAGGGGTTTGAAAGAAATCAAGTTGAAACCTCCAGCAATGAAGGCAGCACTACCGAGAAGCATGATTGTGATTTCAGGACCCAAGAACAATGCCAAAACACCCAAGAGGAAGAATTTACGAGTGCAGACCACAGTGTCAAGGCTGGATTTGGTTCTGAAATTGAGGGTGTTGGCACAGCACCTGTTTTGGAGGGAGATGCCTTAGGCACTGAGCGAGTTCTTGAAACTGAAAGCCCTGGAATTGATGTTGACCAAAGTATTGATTTGAGAAAGTGCAGCACTTTAGCTGGGGAGACAATGCAGCTTGATGATGAAGCTCATGTGCAAGATACTGATGACCAAACACTTTGTCAGGGTGCCACGTGTCACTCTCAATCAAATAATCcctgtgaaaatttaaaatctatggAAGATACAGAAGTTGGGGGAACGATTAGAACGGCGGACCTCTTAGCTTCTGAAGTTGCAGGTAGCTGGGCTTGCAGCACAGCTCCTTCAGTCCATGGAGAGAATGAATCTCCAAGAAGTAGAGGCAATAACGAGGAAGCTGCTGCAGCTCAACATGATTCCAATGTTCAGGTGGCCGAGAGTCAAAGTTCGCCCTGTTCTGAGGCTATTGCCAAAAGATGGAAAGAATCTACAAGAAGTACAGGCAATGCTGAGGGAGGTGCCGCTGCTCTACATGATTCCAATGTTCAGGTAGCTGAGAGTCAAAGCACCCCCTCTTCTGAGGCTGTTGCTAGTAGACGGAATCATGAACGTCAAGCACTAAGTGAAATGATTGGAATTGTTGCTCCTGACTTGAAGGGGCAGTTTGGTAGTTCAATGGGTAATGATTATGATCAAGGGAGAGGGAATCAGGGTTCTACTTCGGACTCAGATACTGAGAGCTGcactgatgatgatgatgattgtgAAGTTGATGTTAAAGGCATATCAATTTCAGATGCAGAGACTGTGGATAGTGATCAAGCTGAGGAGGATCACAAACCAGATGATGCAATGGATGAGGATGACGAAGCTACCCAACAAGATTCTCTTGGATAG